The Stappia sp. genome window below encodes:
- a CDS encoding TspO/MBR family protein produces the protein MTLAVIVLLVFLTASTGAIFKPGAWYESLDRPGWTPPNWAFPVVWTLLYVMIAAAGYLVYSAQGLGIAILLWGAQLVVNAMWSWLFFGLKRMDLALIDIGALLASILAFMVTAFPVSPLAAALFLPYAAWVALAGFLNYRMIQLNPSQAVGGA, from the coding sequence ATGACCCTTGCCGTCATCGTGCTGCTGGTGTTTCTCACCGCGTCGACGGGCGCGATCTTCAAGCCCGGCGCCTGGTATGAGAGCCTGGACCGGCCCGGCTGGACTCCGCCAAACTGGGCCTTCCCGGTGGTCTGGACCCTGCTCTACGTGATGATCGCGGCGGCCGGCTATCTGGTCTACAGCGCGCAGGGTCTCGGCATCGCCATCCTGCTTTGGGGCGCGCAACTCGTCGTCAACGCCATGTGGTCGTGGCTGTTCTTCGGTCTCAAGCGCATGGATCTGGCGCTGATCGACATCGGCGCGCTGCTCGCCTCGATCCTCGCCTTCATGGTGACGGCCTTTCCCGTCTCGCCGCTCGCCGCCGCGCTCTTCCTGCCCTATGCGGCCTGGGTGGCGCTCGCCGGCTTCCTGAACTACCGCATGATCCAACTCAATCCGTCGCAGGCCGTCGGCGGCGCCTGA